Proteins from a single region of Apis mellifera strain DH4 linkage group LG7, Amel_HAv3.1, whole genome shotgun sequence:
- the LOC412371 gene encoding CCR4-NOT transcription complex subunit 1 isoform X2: MNLDSLSFTLSQISYLVANLNKKNFRDSCQEISVLVQWKGLEADRHLLRSLLSCIDFSTGEPPESSAKDYFQVQLLKQECTNLLSKPSFISNLCFAIDHPFHQQKVYFIFYTLNPSPKFFLRLKKVLGLTLVQEVAFAIALLHSENTEIRTLALEHIQKQLPELIKNYINSETSNRHHEEGLHDSLPEVLHLILSQAFHSANQFGLLSEAKEKFLKNLRRDFPRELVPVVLAPLLYPDNGETPQTKIELNMAVNQMDGNSLVELIMELGYGFTSSVEECRSALAGLGAREISPACAARVLAHMARSCNNLDDAGGLQSFWSNSGATQDANKEKSNDSSAPSTWNIEVFVQALKEIQSTLSWNEVIVKLDHAEFIIKDRQGLNLLITGLRLGLQHQGYPPDMFPVELFYRHWDNVEGQFSLVQQILKCPDIFCFADYPYHSVTVDVLKAAPESDSKEAQTWRSLNVVELLLHMAERGLYGPVQEIFKWPIQHCPDVLVLALLQINAPITLLRQELLSTLMPIFLGNHPNSAVILHHAWHGNTVKIKSIIMHAMAEWYIRGDHDQTRLSRILDVAQDLKALTHLLTAQSYPFVIDLACLASRREYLKLEKWLTDKIREQGEVFVTACVKFLQRRCPQVMGPGIKEDLTVPKASQLPQETLTTMLACLQVCAGSVSQECSEAIMTMVQNCSLMLSKSTMSRPPPPGVLRHRGLEPFNPATLGGQLFSSKQVDPLGNLSSSLASMGLSSSLGPPSSSAFNLPGALGPLVSAPGSPSRLMGPSPSPFPMLPLSSQLHSGPVGTQGPSVLPGSTTIGGLGRLGPPTGIEKARIPETSNLFPDMAQNVSKEIEDEANSYFQRIYNHPPHPTLSIDEVLDMLKKFQDSGSKREREVFNCMLRNLFEEYRFFPQYPDKELQITAQLFGGIIERGLINSYMTLGLALRFVLDALRKPEGSKMYYFGITALDRFKSRLKDYQTYCEHVRAIQHFSEFPPHLIEYIEYGLQGQEPPTRPQGPVLPKTLAAMLAPVTTPYKTITTTTITTSTTQAKSSTTPTTSLSARPSIANATNIDTLLVATDKEEKITTPPEALQDKTAFIFNNLSQLNLQQKCDEIREIVTEEYWPWMAQYLVMKRASIELNFHALYSNFLDCLKSPEVYKMVTRETFRNIKVLLRSDKGIANFSDRSLLKNLGHWLGMLTLGRNKPILHIDIDLKSLLVEAYHKGQQELLYVVPFVAKVLESCAKSRVFRPPNPWTMAIMNVLAELHQEPDLKLNLKFEIEVLCKNLSIDVGELKPALYLKDPEKLRNLEYQLSHPNKKSESNNNQQQSQGPIEELVGPTTTGTIVPQTAPANTTPSLPTGPPEPRFNYMDISVTGIANISQHITINNNLPLFQTHPHLKQFVRPAVERAIQEWIHPVVDRSIKIALTTSEQIVRKDFALDPEEVRMRTAARHMVRNLTAGMAMITCRDQVLASISTNLKQAFLTAMMGTTPQQKELAEQAANVVAADNMELACAFVQKTAIEKAIPEMDKRLLNEIELRKIARQEGRRYCDPLAKYQAERMPEQIRLKVGGVTPQQMAVYEEFARNIPGFLPLSERDTQALLMPKPVTEPAVTAFAANPAVAVATAQQVAAYAAAVSNDEVGAMLEKLATEVEVLLAAMGPAAPPPQHAALHSLLESIILTRRSRDAGAAMALLKKAVEGLLDGPTISSGVIDSEIILRYRELHLRILKCLQDPRAYGMQWTNKHVTRCLTECREEFRYNFEAVDYLIRSHLISLPQYDLALAQAIDSGNAMATAFAMQLMQLYLIDERQTTHVTESDLCNTIEILARIAHHRAPPEGILLFRLTSLMESLRANHDPAVLADRAPAGPTAHIHSGILQARDFDDPPGLMEKTEYLLREWVSMHHNPTHARDPTKAFGMFVHQMNIHGILKTDDLITRFFKLSTQMCVDLCYRALAETNAAPSVVRAKCFHSLDAFVRLVALLVKHSGDSTNTHTKINLLNKVLGIVAGVLLQDHEIRGTDFHQLPYHRIFIMLFLELCAPEPVLEAVNYQVLTAFCHTLHILRPAKASGFCYAWLELVSHRVFIGRMLAITPQQKCWGMYAQLLIDLFKYLAPYLRNAELAKPVTLLYKGTLRVLLVLLHDFPEFLCDYHYGFCDVIPPNCIQMKNLILSAYPRNMRLPDPFTPNLKVDMLQEIAHAPRVLTNFASMIQPLSFKKELDSYLKARAPVTFLSELRSNLQVSQEAGVRYNIQLMNALVLYVGTQAIAFIRSKGHTPNMSTIAHSAHMDIFQNLAVDLDTEGRYLFVNAIANQLRYPNSHTHYFSCTLLYLFAEANTEAIQEQITRVLLERLIVNRPHPWGLLITFVELIKNPTYKFWTHEFVHCAPEIEKLFESIARSCMVQKQVQPTPEPEIPE, encoded by the exons ATGAACCTGGACTCGTTGTCTTTTACTTTGTCACAAATCAGTTATTTGGTTgcgaatttaaataagaaaaattttcgggACAGCTGCCAAGAAATATCAGTt ctgGTGCAGTGGAAGGGTTTGGAGGCAGACAGACATTTGCTGCGCTCTTTACTCTCGTGCATCGACTTTTCAACAGGAGAACCTCCAGAATCAAGTgcaaaagattattttcaagtGCAACTTCTAAAACAAGAGTGTACTAATCTTCTTAGCAAaccttcttttatttctaatctGTGCTTTGCTATAGATCATCCATTTCATCAACAAaaggtttattttattttttat actTTGAATCCATCaccaaagttttttttacgtttaaaaAAGGTACTTGGCTTAACTCTAGTACAAGAAGTTGCATTTGCAATTGCATTGCTGCATTCTGAGAATACTGAAATTCGTACATTAGCTTTAGAACACATACAAAAACAGCTGcctgaattgataaaaaattacattaattctgAGACAAGCAATAGACATCACGAAGAAGGATTGCACGATTCATTGCCTGAAGTTCTTCATCTTATATTATCTCAGGCTTTTCATTCAGCCAATCAATTTGGCCTTTTATCTgaagcaaaagaaaaatttctcaagaaTTTAAGGCGCGATTTTCCCCGTGAACTGGTACCAGTGGTGCTAGCACCACTCTTGTACCCAGATAACGGGGAAACTCCGCAAACTAAAATCGAACTAAACATGGCTGTTAACCAAAtg GATGGGAATTCTCTAGTAGAATTGATTATGGAATTAGGATATGGATTTACTAGTAGTGTTGAAGAATGTCGTTCAGCTTTAGCTGGCTTAGGAGCTCGAGAAATTTCTCCAGCATGTGCAGCTAGAGTTTTAGCTCATATGGCACGTAGCTGTAATAATCTTGATGATGCTGGAGGATTACAATCATTTTGGAGTAATTCTGGAGCTACACAAGATGCAAATAAGGAGAAATCAAATGATAGTTCTGCTCCTTCTACATGGAATATTGAAGTTTTTGTTCAagcattaaaagaaatt CAATCAACATTATCCTGGAATGAAGTAATAGTTAAATTAGATCATGcagaattcattattaaagatagacaaggattaaatttattaatcacagGATTAAGGTTGGGCCTGCAACATCAAGGATATCCTCCAGATATGTTTCCTGTAGAACTTTTTTATCGTCATTGGGACAATGTAGAAGGACAGTTTTCTCTAgtacaacaaattttaaagtgTCCTGATATATTTTGCTTTGCTGATTATCCATATCATTCTGTAACTGTTGATGTATTAAAAGCAGCGCCAGAAAGTGATAGTAAAGAAGCACAAACTTGGAGATCTTTAAATGTAGTTGAATTACTCTTGCATATGGCAGAAAGAGGATTATATGGACCagttcaagaaatatttaagtgGCCCATTCAACACTGCCCTGATGTTCTTGTATTGGCATTATTACAGATTAATGCTCCTATTACTTTACTCAGACAAGAATTACTTAGTACATTGATGCCTATTTTTCTGGGAAATCATCCAAACTCAGCTGTTATTCTACATCACGCGTGGCATGGAAAtacagttaaaataaaatctattattatgcATGCTATGGCGGAATGGTATATACGTGGAGATCATGATCAAACAAGATTATCTCGTATTCTTGATGTTGCTCAAGATCTTAAAGCATTAACTCATTTATTGACTGCTCAATCATATCCATTTGTTATTGACTTAGCTTGTTTAGCTTCaagaagagaatatttaaaattagaaaaatggtTGACAGATAAAATTAGAGAACAAGGAGAAGTATTTGTTACTGCgtgtgtaaaatttttacaaagacGTTGTCCTCAAGTAATGGGACCTGGTATAAAAGAAGATCTTACTGTACCAAAAGCAAGTCAACTTCCTCAAGAAACATTAACAACAATGCTTGCTTGCTTGCAAGTGTGTGCTGG TAGTGTATCTCAAGAATGTTCAGAGGCAATAATGACAATGGTACAAAATTGTAGTCTAATGTTGAGTAAAAGTACAATGAGTAGACCTCCTCCACCAGGAGTTTTACGACATCGTGGATTGGAACCTTTTAATCCAGCAACTTTGGGAGGACag ttGTTTTCTTCAAAACAAGTGGATCCACTTGGAAATTTAAGTTCAAGTCTTGCATCTATGGGTTTGAGTTCCAGTCTTGGTCCACCAAGTAGTTCTGCATTTAATTTACCAGGTGCTCTTGGACCTTTAGTATCAGCACCTGGTTCTCCTTCCCGTCTCATGGGACCTTCCCCAAGTCCATTTCCGATGTTACCATTATCTTCACAATTACATTCAGGACCAGTTGGTACACAAGGACCATCTGTCTTACCTGGTAGTACAACAATTGGAGGATTAGGACGACTTGGACCACCAACAGGCATTGAAAAAGCAAGAATACCTGAAACATCAAACTTATTTCCTGATATGGCACAAAATGTTTCCAAAGAAATTGAAGATGAAGCAAATAGTTACTTTCAGCGTATATACAATCATCCACCACATCCTACTTTATCAATTGATGAAGTTCttgatatgttaaaaaaatttcaagattctggtagtaaaagagagagagaagtattCAATTGTATGTTAAGAAACTTATTTGAGGAATACCGATTTTTTCCTCAATACCCAGATaaagaattacaaattacGGCACAACTGTTTGGAGGAATTATCGAAAGAGGGTTGATTAATAGCTATATGACACTTGGATTAGCTTTGAGATTTGTATTGGATGCACTTAGGAAACCAGAAGGCAGCAAGATGTATTACTTTGGCATAACAGCTCTGGATCGTTTCAAGAGCCGTTTAAAAGACTACCAAACATACTGTGAGCATGTCAGGGCAATTCAACATTTCAGTGAGTTCCCACCACATTTAATTGAGTATATAGAATATGGATTACAGGGGCAGGAGCCTCCCACGAGACCTCAAGGTCCAGTTCTCCCAAAAACTTTAGCAGCTATGTTGGCACCAGTTACTACGCCATATAAAACTATTAcgacaacaacaataacaacaagtACTACTCAAGCGAAATCGTCTACAACTCCAACCACTTCTCTCTCAGCTAga ccTTCCATTGCTAATGCAACAAATATTGATACATTATTAGTAGCAacagataaagaagaaaagattacGACACCACCAGAAGCTTTACAAGATAAAAcagcatttatttttaataatcttagtCAACTCAATTTACAACAAAAATGTGATGAAATTCGGGAAATTGTCACAGAAGAATATTGGCCTTGGATGGCTCAGTATTTAGTAATGAAACGTGCAAgcatagaattaaatttccatgctttatattcaaattttttagattgttTGAAATCGCCAGAAGTGTATAAAATGGTTACTAGAGAAACATTTAGAaacataaaagttttattgcgAAGTGATAAAGGAATAGCAAATTTTTCTGATCGttcacttttaaaaaatttaggtCATTGGTTGGGAATGTTAACCCTTGGCAGAAATAAACCCATTTTACATATTGATATAGATTTAAAGAGTTTACTTGTTGAAGCATATCATAAAGGTCAACAAGAACTTCTTTATGTTGTTCCCTTTGTTGCTAAAGTACTAGAAAGTTGTGCAAAAAGTCGTGTTTTTCGTCCGCCTAATCCTTGGACAATGGCAATTATGAATGTTTTAGCAGAATTGCATCAAGAACCtgatttaaaacttaatttaaaatttgaaatcgaagtgttatgtaaaaatttaagtattgATGTTGGTGAATTAAAACCTgcactttatttaaaagatccagaaaaattgcgaaatttagaatatcaattatcacatcctaataaaaaatctgaatCAAACAACAATCAACAACAATCTCAAGGTCCTATTGAAGAATTAGTTGGACCTACTACAACTGGGACTATTGTTCCACAAACAGCTCCAGCAAATACAACACCATCTTTACCTACTGGTCCACCAGAACcgcgttttaattatatggatATATCTGTAACGGGCATTGCCAATATTTCTCAGCATATCaccattaataacaatttgccATTATTCCAAACACATCCACATTTAAAACAGTTTGTTCGTCCAGCTGTTGAAAGAGCAATTCAAGAATGGATTCATCCTGTAGTGGATAGATCAATCAAAATAGCTCTAACTACTAGTGAACAGATTGTGAGAAAAGATTTTGCATTAGATCCAGAAGAAGTTCGTATGAGAACAGCAGCAAGACATATGGTTCGTAATTTAACTGCTGGAATGGCAATGATTACTTGCCGTGATCAAGTTTTGGCGTCAATTAGTACAAATCTGAAACAAGCTTTTTTAACTGCAATGATGGGCACAACTCCACAACAAAAAGAACTTGCAGAACAAGCAGCTAATGTAGTAGCTGCTGACAATATGGAACTTGCTTGTGCATTTGTACAAAAAACAGCTATTGAAAAAGCAATTCCAGAAATGGACAAACgtttattaaacgaaattgaaTTACGAAAAATTGCACGgcaagaaggaagaagatatTGCGATCCATTAGCTAAATATCAGGCTGAAAGAATGCCTGaacaaataagattaaaagttGGCGGAGTAACTCCTCAACAAATGGCTGTTTATGAAGAATTTGCGAGAAATATTCCAGGATTTTTACCATTATCTGAACGAGATACACAAGCTTTACTAATGCCAAAACCTGTTACA gaGCCTGCTGTAACTGCATTTGCTGCTAATCCAGCCGTTGCAGTAGCAACAGCGCAACAGGTTGCTGCATATGCAGCAGCAGTGAGTAATGATGAAGTTGGAGCCATGTTAGAAAAACTTGCAACTGAAGTTGAAGTACTGCTCGCTGCAATGGGTCCAGCTGCACCTCCTCCACAACATGCTGCCCTTCATAGTCTCTTAGAATCGATTATCCTAACACGGAGGTCAAGAGATGCAGGTGCTGCTATGGCATTACTTAAAAAg GCTGTAGAAGGATTATTAGATGGTCCTACCATTTCCAGTGGTGTAATAGattcagaaattatattacgatATAGAGAACTTCATTTACGCATTTTAAAATGTCTTCAAGATCCACGTGCTTATGGTATGCAATGGACAAATAAACATGTTACTCGATGTTTAACAGAATGCAGAGAAGAGTTTCGATACAATTTTGAAGCTGTCGATTATCTTATtag atCTCATTTAATTAGTCTTCCACAATATGATTTAGCTTTGGCTCAAGCTATAGATTCTGGAAATGCTATGGCAACAGCATTTGCAATGCAATTGATGcaactttatttaattgatgaaaGACAAACTACACATGTTACTGAATCTGATTTATGTAATACAATTGAGATACTTGCAAGAATAGCTCATCATAGAGCACCACCTGAAGG GATTTTACTATTTAGACTGACAAGTTTAATGGAATCATTGCGTGCTAATCATGATCCAGCAGTATTAGCAGATAGAGCCCCTGCTGGTCCTACAGCACATATTCATTCTGGAATTCTACAG GCTCGTGATTTCGATGATCCACCTGGATTAATGGAGAaaacagaatatttattacgcGAATGGGTTTCAATGCATCATAACCCAACACACGCTCGTGATCCTACAAAAGCTTTTGGAATGTTTGTTCATCAAATGAACATTCATGGAATTCTTAAAACTGATGATCTCATAACaagattctttaaattaagcACTCAAATGTGCGTTGATCTGTGTTATCGTGCTTTAGCCGAGACAAATGCTGCACCATCAGTTGTTCGTGCAAAATGTTTCCATTCGTTGGATGCATTTGTTCGTTTAGTTGCGCTTTTGGTAAAACATTCTGGTGATAGTACAAATACTcacacaaaaattaatttactaaacAAGGTTTTGGGAATTGTGGCTGGTGTATTACTACAGGATCATGAAATACGAGGAACCGATTTTCATCAATTGCCCTATCatagaattttcattatgCTTTTCCTGGAGCTTTGTGCTCCTGAACCTGTATTAGAAGCAGTAAATTATCAAGTATTAACTGCTTTTTGCCATACGCTACATATACTTAGACCAGCCAAAGCTTCGGGATTTTGTTATGCTTGGCTAGAATTAGTTTCACACAGAGTTTTTATTGGGCGTATGCTTGCGATTACACCGCAACAAAAATGTTGGGGCATGTATGCGCAACTTTTAATTGATCTATTTAAGTATCTTGCACCATACCTTCGAAATGCTGAACTTGCAAAACCTGttactttattatacaaaGGAACTCTTAGAGTACTATTAGTCTTATTACACGATTTTCCTGAATTTCTTTGTGATTATCATTATGGATTTTGTGATGTAATTCCACCTAATTgcatacaaatgaaaaatcttattttaagtGCATATCCAAGAAATATGCGATTACCTGATCCATTTACACCAAACTTAAAAGTTGATATGCTACAAGAGATAGCTCATGCTCCTCGAGTATTAACCAATTTTGCGTCTATGATACAACCATTAAGTTTCAAAAAAGAACTTGATTCGTATTTAAAAGCGCGAGCTCCAGTTACTTTTCTTTCTGAATTGCGCAGTAATCTACAAGTATCTCAAGAAGCTGGTGTTCGCTATAATATTCAGTTAATGAATGCTCTAGTACTTTATGTTGGAACACAAGCTATAGCTTTTATTCGCAGCAAAGGACATACTCCTAATATGTCTACTATTGCACATTCTGCACATATggatatatttcaaaacttaGCAGTCGATCTCGATACAGAAGGTCgttatttattcgtaaatgCAATTGCAAATCAATTGCGATATCCTAACAGTCACACGCATTACTTCAGTTGCACTCTTTTATACTTGTTTGCTGAAGCTAATACAGAAGCGATACAAGAACAAATTACGAGAGTTCTTCTTGAGAGACTTATTGTAAATAGACCTCATCCATGGGGTCTTCTCATTACTTTTGTTgaacttattaaaaatccaACATATAAATTCTGGACACATGAATTTGTTCACTGTGCACCAGAAATCGAAAA ATTATTCGAGTCGATAGCTCGATCGTGTATGGTTCAAAAACAAGTACAGCCCACTCCAGAACCGGAGATTCCAGAGTGA